GTAATGAACAAGATTGCTTAATCTGATGTAGAACTTCTAgtgttttattatcatttttaggAACAAGAATGCTTAGTCTATTGTACAACTTCTAGtgttttattatgatttttaggATCGACTCTTCTAATCTGATGTACATCTTGTGGTTTTATTATTAAGAGTTTTTAATTGAAGAATGCTAGAATTTAACACTGTTTTAAATTAGAACCctaaccaaaaccctaaacataccctaaaCGAAACCAAAACCCGGAACAAGACCACAATCAAccctaacctaaaccctaaacataccctaaaCGAAACCAAAACACGGAACAAGACTACAAGAACAGTTATCAAAACTGTTTTACTAGATCATCCCGTAGGAGTAAATAAATCGAATCAAATGTAATACACTTAACTTGGCTTCGTGTAAACCAGACTTTTGATCCAACTCAACAATCAAACCCGACCAGAACTAGATCCACAATAAACCTAAAACCCGACATATTTAAGATCAACTCAGCAATGAAACCCGACTTTTCACATTTTTTCAGATCTTATTTTCCTTCAATCTCCTTTTTCTCTCTGAATCAGTTTCTCACACCCATGAATACTTCAAGGCGACATTCGTACGGGGTGCCATCTAGGTGCTGGTGCGGGAAAGGGGTTGTGATATTCTATTCGAGAACTGATGAAAATCCTTACCGACGGTTCCATAGATGTGAAATAGGGGCACATGTTCATAGTCTGATTCAAtttttgatttgttatgttCTTTTTTTGTCTGATTCGATATTCGATTGTGTAGGACAAACATGCTGTTTTTTCATTCCATTTTGTTTTTCCTAACTTGATTTTCGTTTCTATGTAGCGAAAGAaggaaaatcatttatttaagtgGGTTGATGACGCCCTGCTTGATGAGATTCGAAGGGTAGAGGCTGAGCAAGGGAGAATTGTCGAAGAAATTGAAGATCTGAAAAGTAGTATCACACAGAcaatagaagaagaagttaggAAGCATAAAAATTCACTCGAATTAGGTTGCTTAGGAAGCATTCTATGGCTTTTTGGAAGATTAAGAAGCCAAGAATGAGTGAACTCAGTCTACTGGTTCTAAGTATCTTCTTCTTAGTGTTTTCTTGTCGTCTTTACCAGTCTACTGGTTCTTAGTATTGGCTTCAATTTGTGTTTTGTTGTTACATTGTTTGTGTCGACTTAACCAGTCTAGTGGTTCTTTATATTTTGTGCTCAGTGTTTTGTTCTTACAATCCACCTTCCTTGTTGAAAAATCGGGCAGCAGCTATTGTCaaacaaactcaaactcaaattcaaactcaaactcaaaagcATAGCTGAACATAACATAACTAAACAaacagagagatagagaagTGATAAGAAAATAATGTCAATATATAACAATGAAACTGAGAAAATAACCATACGAGAATTATCCAAAGTATAACaatcaaaatgaaaacaaagttgattgtttttagaagaaaaaaccaTACGAGACAAGGCAATACTGCACTTTCAAACACCACAACTTGCATACTTGAACAGACCAACCTGTAACAGAAACATCCATACATGAAACACAATTAAATCGAgattgaaaaacatataaacGAACTGGCTATATAAGCTGACCCTTACCATATGTGACTGGCTATATTGGTATTTTACAAGTTGCTCTGTTGTGCCCACTAATACCACATCTACTACGCTTGCGAGGCTGCCTCTTTTGTGATGTTTGCGATGACCGAATTTTATCTTCAACAGTTTCATATCTGCGTTTTCTATTCCTTCCAACTGATTTTCTTGACTCTGGTGGTAGCACATTGACCACGACAACATCTTCTGGCATGGACCAAGCATCCTCAGGAACAGCAATAGGATTGATGCTTTCATGATAAGATTCTCGCCAAGCTTCTGTAGTGTAAAATAAATCAGTCAATGTGTGTGGCTGTCTGCCAACATGAAAACCAGCTTTAATTGCGTGCCGACAAGGTATCTTCATCAGGTTGTACTTCCCACATGAGCAAGTACGTCTATCCAAATCAACTAAGCAGTCGATTTTATCACCTCTAACAAGCAATCGACCATCGCTGACAGGGTAAACTGCAAATCTTTTCCCTTTCTCGGTTCTCCTTTCAATCTTTTTCTCCACATCTATGGTAAGAGGATGATTATGCTTTGAAATCTTTTTCTTACGGTTATAAAACCACCGAGTCAGCATTTCCCTGATACTGTCCAACAAGGGAATGATTGGATACTCTCTCGGCGAACGCAAAGCAGAGTTGATGGATTCGGCAGGGTTTGTTGTCCTTATGTCATATCTATATCCAGAGAATTGACATCTTGCCCACTTTTGGACTTCAGCATCCCTTAGGTATTTTCCAATTGCCGGACTGATATTACACACATTAGCAAATATCTTTTCAAACTCAGCAACTCTATAAACCTTGGACGCCTTTGCAACCCACCCAACAAGTCCTTTCCCATGGTAATATGTTACcacattattcaacaaatgaTGAATGCAAATACCATGTTTAGCTGTTGGATACACAGTCTCAAGCGCCTTATCAATGGCCGCATGTCTGTCCGAAATGAAAGCCAAATGATGATCATCAGCAATGACAATATTTAGTTGTCtcataaaccattcccaagaattTTCATTCTCTGAGTCGACTACTCCGAATGCAAGAGGATACAAATTAAATTTTCCGTCTACGACAGTTGCAACCAATAAAACTCCTTTGTATTTGTTCTTCAGAAAAGTGCCATCAACCACAATAACCCTCCTTATGACTCTGTTAAATCCTCGTATCGATTGCCCAAATGCAATAAACAGGTACCGAAATCTCTCTTTGCTGTCAATCTCATATGATGAATGTGTACCCGGATTAGCCTCTCTCAGCATGTGCAAGTATTTCGGTATTTTTCCATAACTTCTTTCTGGTATACCTCTAACAGCATTAACTGCATATTCACGAGCATCCCATGCTAAAGATTTCGTGAACTCACAGCCATGATCCATAAGCATAATCTGTATTATATCATTGCATTTCGGCCCTTCCTTAACCCCTTCATACCTATGCATAATCAGACTACCTATAGTTTTGGCCGAAGCAGTCCTACCCGGTTTGGTTTTGCTTGAAGGTGCGCATGTATGTTCACCGACATACTTTTTGATAATGAAATATGCAGAATCCTTCAAACACTCTGCTCGAACACACCAATTGCATGCATTATCCTCACATCTAACATACCAAAGCTGTCTATCCGTTTTGATAACCTCGTAGTGAAAGTTATGCTTCATTGCACATATCTCGAAAGTCGCCTTCAGCAAAGTTTTGTTCTCAAACAATTGTCCCTTCTTAACAACATTGAGCACAGAAAACTTTGACATCTTATGTATGTCCTCTTTGGCCGAGATCATGGTATCAGCATGATAGGCATCCTCATCAACTTCGACTCTgctaatcttttctttctttttctcgcACTGCCTCTCAACAAACACAGGAGCTGGTTCGTTCCCCCTATCAACCGAGTTTCCCTCCTCTTGAGCAGTACTTGAATCAGCTGGCGACTTGTTAAGATCAAAGTCTGGTTCATTCAGATTCTCAACTTTGGCTTTAGATGTTACACACAATCGAGTAGAAACACACTTTTGaacaaaaccaacaaaattttgaaactgtCGATcatttgcaatgatcacaggtGGACAAGTTGATGTATTGATCAACTCAGTAGGTAGATAACTCAACTCCAAATCGGGTAAgctatcttcttccatatcaaaatCCTCCAAAACCATTCTTTTAAAAACCTCTAAGGTAGAACTAGATTCCAATAACAGTAGCCTAGCCCCTTTCTCATCATCCGAAAAAACCCATCCCGTGGTTGCTCCAAATTCCCAAACACCACATGTtgtatagatatgcatcataGCACAAGAGTTTGTGAAAATCACAAGACAAACTGTAGAGAAATCATAGGGAAATCATAGATTGGTGAAGAAGAACAttaaaaatcgttttttttttatttttcacgaagcaaatcaatgaaaacacgttttaggaagttagaatatttttaaaagggcaacttccttaattttcgaaaatacaGTTTTTTATCCGTAGAAGGCACCTTCTACACTGTGTAGAAGGTAACAAATATCCAGAATGTAATTTCTACACTAAGTGGACGTTCGtgtatgttttagattttgcaTTCCTGATAACTTAGAATACtcaataaaagtagaaacatctTTCTGAATAAAAATAGCGATCATTACAAATTGTAGAATTCGTATTCCCcatatttagaattatagtaaaaaATAGTTTGTACGTTCTAAAACAAGTAGATGGATGTTTTCATTCTAGAATTCACTTTCTACTCACCCGTTTTGTGTAGAAACAgaattctacttttagtagaacataatttaaaaacatgatttattatgtttttcaacccaaaaaaaatatgtgtttgtgtaaatgggtgttttattaattgtttatatttttaataattttttttgattcttataactatttatttcattaattttaacatatggaaaggataaataaaagaaaaaaaaatgaaaaaaatggatttataccatagggacaactatgttgttttcttgttctcttttggcaattttcccaagaatcttatacttttttttttggtaaaatgttaataGATAATCTTATACTTATCAAATAGGATGTTCAGATTACAGAGTATAAATTGCAAATAATAAGTGGTTTAATCCCATcaagtgaacaaaaaaaataggataAGATCTAAATGAAAACACGAATCCCAAGACCCGAAGTTAAGGACAAAATTGATGCCAACTGACTCGTCTAAGCTAAATTACATACAAAGAAATGTAATTCCTTCAACACTagtgaatgatattttatataaaaaaattttaagaaaaaattaataaaacaaatttaaaatacaaaaaaagaaaaaaatagataatttttttttatgcacaAGGATTatcgataatataaattgaaaattttggatcTTTTTCAATTGATATGATGAATTGagatgatatttttatataagttatattgttcttctttaaacattaaaatttaaagattaatTATGTACTAAAGCTATATACTTGCTTCAAAATGGGATTAAGTGCAGAAGGAGGAGCCCCACTTGTCACGCCAAAAGCATATTCAATCCCTTTCTATTTTGTTAATTATCAGTCAAAACAGCGACATACCGAgtgaaaaaatcgtcggtatgtcgtcggaataacgttattccgatgacataccgacgaaacaagtcctcggaaataactcctcgaaaattaatttttcctcggaaatccctcggaaatttccgacggaattccgaggaaacgaaTTTCCGAgtaaactccgaggaccaccagttcgtcggaaaactcctcagaatataccgagggagaacttcctcgggatatttcgatggactttctgatggtccaatcctcggaagttccgacggaaaattccgaggaatgagtccctcggtatattccgaggaagaagtccctcggaaaattccgaggaatgagtccctcggaaaattccgaggaatgaatccctcagtatattccgaggaataagtccctcggtatattccgaggaaatgttcctcggaaatttccgagggttcatttcctcggaatttcaaaaaaaaataaaatttttgaaatttaaattcgaaaatattaaattaaaattaaaattgaaaacatattagattatatggaaagttgtacaaataaaaataaaacattctgagttttttaaaaaaaaaactacgggtctggcacgttcgggaacacctcgttcgggtacatcctctgcatcatctccatcatttgctggttcagcctcctctgtgcctcatagcccgcctgttgagccgccatctgggtctctaacaaagatatgcgatcatccttgtccttcaactgagccgtaagtacttctggatcaacaaagggcggtggtgcagaagaaagagaaaccaaccgggtgcgacgacccaaaccgaccaaacgtcccttcttctttggaaccgactgaaatagaaaatagccaaatttaaatcaagaaataaatgaattgaacttaaaaaaaagaacttacggattcaacgattccgttgattcgaaaccgggacaagttggtcgaagccgtcggagcgtcatcctcggtttgaagctgagacgcttcgtcttgcacctgagtttggaccagggtgaccacttccctcacaagaccgtcatcaatctggccggtcttcttgttggtatacgccctctccattagggcgagatcatcaaccggttcgtcatcattttcttccgccttggaaaaaacataaattaaaaaaacactagaaattagaagaaatggacaaaaaataaaatttcaaaacttaaataattgaagaaaaagcggctgaacttaccatgcgatcccccagagaggcaatagattgagcacccaagttatgcttgaagacgtcattccctttacggtcgctcctgcggttggtggagttggtggaagaagtttctttcgtctcttccttatcccaatgcgcacacaactctgtccagaccgtgttgtttatcgactttgggaccttttaataaaaaaaaaaagaaaatagtttaataaattaaaaaattgtttaataaattaaaaacaaccttgttgatttcccacttcttcttccactcgtggatctgcttctcatagttgtccataactttatggacgaagtggtgatagataaagagcgtctcatcggaattccagttgaattcttgctgaaaaaaaagcacaattagtagaaaatatatattaaagattaaaaatataagtacaAAATTAGAATAATTACCGCACACTGACGAAACCACatatgctgcttgtcggtagggaagtgagtgaaagtcggatgtcccttgtcgagggccgagtacatcatacggttgatccatgcgctgatcccgttcccggatcggttgaacctaataaaaagaacagacgcttaataataaatcaaattttaatgaaaaaaaaatatgtttaattaccatgtttgaccccgtccatgtggatacggagtgagacagggaagatggtcacgaccgggctgtcaaaccaactccgcaacactcatcactcccggaggacccgaaggagcaggagcgggtgcagcagcgggagcgagaggagcagaagcgggtgcagcagagggagatatatggtaggagctgtggggcgaaggggaatcctgaaaattgctggaatcccgagactggctccccgtaccaccacgaccacgacgatGTCGAGGCCaggtctgatcatcattagacctgtaaattaaaaaaaaaatatttaaaaaatatttaaatatataattttttttttaaaaaaaaaatcccaaataatagtttttaatcacaaaaaaagttttatagatattaaaaatgtttaataaatatataaaaatagttctaataaacaaaaaatagttttaataaataaacaatagtttaataattacaaaaaatagttttaataatattaaaaatgtttaataaatatagaaatttatattatatatatatatatacttttttttaaatcccaaataatagttttaatcacaaaaaaagttttatagatattaaaaatgtttaataaatatataaaaatagttctaataaacaaaaaatagttttaataaataaaaaataatttaataattacaaaaaatagttttaataatattaaaaatctttaataaatatagaaatttatattatatatatatatatttttttttttaaatcccaaataatagtttttaatcacaaaaaaagttttatagatattaaaaatgttttgtaaaatccaaaaaaatctaatttatatacaaaaaacgttttgtaaaatccaaaaaatcgaatttatatacaaaaatcgttttgtaaaatacaaaaatcattttgtaaaatacaaaaatcgaatttatacacaaaaatcaaatttatatacaaaaattgattttataaatacaaaaataataaaaaatttataaaaaaaattctaaatcagttcaacaaaacaattttttcaaccaaatcacaattccaaacctattatacaaccaaatcacaatcctaaccaatcaccctaacaaaaatctatcaaatctacacaaaaacctaacaaatagaacctaagagagtgggatagggtccttacatgatttgtgtaggtttagagaggattcgccggagaggaagaagagagagaaggggGATATCaccggagaggagggagaggagccggagaggaagaagagagaaatggggaagaagaagtgtttcggCGTTATataacctagggtccgacggatagtttccgtcggaatttcctcggtttttcaatttcaatttttgcgAAATGTTTCGCGGCtagtttgcccggttaaatgaaaatattccgaggaaattccgacggacacttaaatatccgtcggaatttcctcggatatttcattaattcgaggaaaaagaatatcctatgcatgtatttctgttggtttatattgttcctcggaatattccgagaaattccgaggaacacatgtttggggtttcaaaacatcaaattttttagccctatatcatttcttatacaaatgcaatgcataccattgaagaatctttgtatagatgatcataaactatgaaataacaaaatttcaaaacgaattgtaagtattccctttaccgttcattaatgtgtataagtgtttctcttatgttgtggggatttcgttcatacaatcggaaaagtgtttattataaggtaaggaacaaatttttgacttcataataagtctaagacacttaataagggttatataagtgttattcaaaccgtaaaacgttgttttcggtttaaaaaccctacttcctcggaatattccgaggaaattctgaggaaacctttatcttcctcagaattccgtcggaatattccgaagaaattccgaggaaaagacTCTATactcaaatccctaaatcgacaaggtctattccgaggaaattccgaggaaaacctatcatccctcggaatttcctcggtatttctattaaaaaaaaaaaagtcaatgctagtctgtttccgagtcatcatcaccagatgaatctgaatctggatcttggtgaaactctccaatcaatggttcatcctctacgtgaacgacggcttcctctctgaagtcggttaaatcgactacaaggccaactgcagctaaatcttctgctgcacttaagttgccggatgtgcttggttgtagtgggtcttccagctcagaacttccctgaactcgtcctctcgggttgagtcttgtaacagtaacccatggatcatctctgttccttacccgggggtacttgatataccaaacctgtaacattttaaaaattattagtaaaattataaattaatacacatgatgatgaatcattctgaataattaacatttagctacctgatcggcctgagaagcaagaatgaaaggatcataatattgcagctgtCGCCtagaatttactgatgtaacaccaaatgcatctgttctcacacctcgatctagagtgttgtcgtgccaatcacaatagaaaacagtacagcgcaatccaaccatgcccaaatacttgatttccaaaatctcatgtatgtgtccgtagtatacatcatctcctaatgcagaacaaacgccagcatcataagtcatactcgaacgtctcctcttctgagttgtgaatgcatatcctcgagtacaaaatctcggatatgacttcacaacaaagtttggtccaacgaccatctcgcgtatcaaatcgtcaaatgtttcagctctggccaaaccagcagacacctattaatagcacatatatatgttatatcaataaatgtgaattagtataaatatgtgataaatgatattttaatttgtttaaagcactcacataagtaaacatctatccagaaaattctctctacttcatttcttctagttcgttctctgtggcgtatctatattcgaaccgcttttctgccatgaaaatcctgtacatatgatgacaataatgtaattaattaagatttaaatttcaacttgttaaaataaaaattgtaagctaatttatttacctctcatattgaagaacatcttcgcagttggtgagcaaatatgtttgcaaattactgcgctcctgctcagtaagtcgacggtcttttggttttccgctaagtcgtccaacgtctgtgaaaatgtctgaaaccgtaacatgatatgttgcccgttcgcctctatcatcatgccgagcaggtcttctatttttggtctgaacttctgctggaaagtagcactcagcaaagtttgaagtttcttcattgatcatctgtgcgactatagaaccttccaccctacttaaatttttcaccatcttcttcaaatgaaacatataccgctcatacagatacatccatctatactgcacatgaccaccaagttccaattctcttgccaggtgaataacaagatgctccataacatcaaaaaatgagggaggaaatatcttctcaaggttgcactgaatcacggctatgttagtcttcaaattttcaataccttcaagagtcactgatctcgtgcataaatcgcggaagaaaccacttatccctgcaattgcttcatgaacatttcgtggtaatagttccttgaaggcaaacgaaaggaggcgctgcatcattacatggcaatcgtggcttttcaagccagtaaactttccttcctttctgtcgatacagttacgcaaattagatgcgtaaccgtctggaaattccacatcgttgaaatccaatcaaagaacgcaNNNNNNNNNNNNNNNNNNNNNNNNNNNNNNNNNNNNNNNNNNNNNNNNNNNNNNNNNNNNNNNNNNNNNNNNNNNNNNNNNNNNNNNNNNNNNNNNNNNNTAAATGAGAAAATGAGATGAGATTAACAAGGTAAAAGCTCGCCTTGTAGCCAAGGATTCTCAAAGAACCtggtattgattatgaggaaaaatattctcctgtaatggatgcgatcacatttagattcctgatgagtctagtcGCTGATAAAAAATctgagatgcgtctcatggatgttgttacagcttatctatacggatcattagatactgatatctacatgaaaatccctgatggatttaaaatgccagaagcattaagttccaaacctaaagagttatgtgcaataaaattgcaaagatcattatatgggttaaaacaatctggacgtatgtggtacaatcgtctcagtgaacatttaacaaaagaaggatatgtgaatgatcctatatgcccatgttttttcatcaagaaaacaacatccggatttgtgataatcgcggtatatgttgatgatctaaatattattggaactcagaGTGAAATACAAAAAGCATCAGAATATctaaaaggagaatttgagatgaaagatctcggacaGACACAATATTGTCTTGGCCTTCAAatagaacattttcaaaatggtatatttgtacaTCAATCTACATACACCAAAAGTGTGTTGAAACGCTTTAATATGGATAAATCTAATCCCCTTAGTACTCCGATGGTCGTCAGATCACTTaacattgaaagtgatccatttcgaccacctgaggaaaaagaagagatacttggtccggaagtaccatatctaagtgcaattggagcgttgatgtaccttgcaaattgtacacggcctgatatatcattcgctgttaatcttctagcaagatttagctcatctccaacacgaagacattggaatggaattaaacatgtctttcgttacctacaagggactattgatttaggcttattttaccctaaagattcaaatggtcaaatggttggctttgcagatgcaggatatctttcagatccacacaaagcccgatcgcaaacaggatatgtttttacgatcggaggcactgctatatcttggcgttctcagaaacaaacgcttgtggctacctcttcaaatcatgctgagatcatcgcactccatgaagcaagtaaagaatgtgtatggctaagatcaataagccaacACATTTGTTCAAGTAGTGGGATTGACAAAATTACGGGGcaaactattctatatgaagacaatgcagcatgtgttgctcaaacgaaggaaggatatatcaaaagtgatagaacaaaacatatacatccaaagttcttctcatacactcaagagctcgagaagaagaagagattgaagtaagatatgtccggtcatgcgacaatgcagccgacctcttcacaaaagcaCTTCCtacttcggtatt
The window above is part of the Brassica napus cultivar Da-Ae chromosome C8, Da-Ae, whole genome shotgun sequence genome. Proteins encoded here:
- the LOC106416750 gene encoding uncharacterized protein LOC106416750, with the protein product MHIYTTCGVWEFGATTGWVFSDDEKGARLLLLESSSTLEVFKRMVLEDFDMEEDSLPDLELSYLPTELINTSTCPPVIIANDRQFQNFVGFVQKCVSTRLCVTSKAKVENLNEPDFDLNKSPADSSTAQEEGNSVDRGNEPAPVFVERQCEKKKEKISRVEVDEDAYHADTMISAKEDIHKMSKFSVLNVVKKGQLFENKTLLKATFEICAMKHNFHYEVIKTDRQLWYVRCEDNACNWCVRAECLKDSAYFIIKKYVGEHTCAPSSKTKPGRTASAKTIGSLIMHRYEGVKEGPKCNDIIQIMLMDHGCEFTKSLAWDAREYAVNAVRGIPERSYGKIPKYLHMLREANPGTHSSYEIDSKERFRYLFIAFGQSIRGFNRVIRRVIVVDGTFLKNKYKGVLLVATVVDGKFNLYPLAFGVVDSENENSWEWFMRQLNIVIADDHHLAFISDRHAAIDKALETVYPTAKHGICIHHLLNNVVTYYHGKGLVGWVAKASKVYRVAEFEKIFANVCNISPAIGKYLRDAEVQKWARCQFSGYRYDIRTTNPAESINSALRSPREYPIIPLLDSIREMLTRWFYNRKKKISKHNHPLTIDVEKKIERRTEKGKRFAVYPVSDGRLLVRGDKIDCLVDLDRRTCSCGKYNLMKIPCRHAIKAGFHVGRQPHTLTDLFYTTEAWRESYHESINPIAVPEDAWSMPEDVVVVNVLPPESRKSVGRNRKRRYETVEDKIRSSQTSQKRQPRKRSRCGISGHNRATCWSVQVCKLWCLKVQYCLVSYAFEFEFEFEFEFV